A region from the Triticum urartu cultivar G1812 chromosome 1, Tu2.1, whole genome shotgun sequence genome encodes:
- the LOC125532715 gene encoding DNA replication licensing factor MCM5-like yields the protein MSGWDKHAVFYSNQAQFPQGDLAAADITRHSSLCKFKEFLRGFTDPTDDFPYRESLVHNRDHVTVAIEDLDAFDAELADRIRKAPTNYLPLFETVGSEVLTSLRSKVAGETGEMEEPITGDVQIFLSSKENCVSMGSIDVLKLIL from the exons atgtcaGGCTGGGACAAGCATGCGGTCTTCTACAGCAACCAGGCGCAGTTCCCGCAGGgcgacctcgccgccgccgacATCACCCGCCACTCCTCCCTCTGCAAGTTCAAGGAGTTCCTCCGCGGCTTCACCGACCCCACCGACGACTTTCCCTACCG CGAGAGCCTCGTGCACAACCGTGACCATGTCACCGTCGCCATTGAGGACCTCGACGCCTTCGATGCCGAGCTCGCTGACAGGATCCGCAAGGCACCCACGAACTACCTGCCGCTG TTCGAGACGGTTGGGTCAGAGGTTCTCACCAGCCTTAGGTCTAAGGTCGCTGGCGAGACCGGGGAAATGGAGGAGCCCATCACCGGCGATGTGCAGATCTTCCTGTCCTCCAAGGAGAATTGCGTCTCCATGGGATCTATCGATGTCCTGAAACTAATTCTGTAA